From one Humulus lupulus chromosome 8, drHumLupu1.1, whole genome shotgun sequence genomic stretch:
- the LOC133795543 gene encoding uncharacterized protein LOC133795543 → MLVLVMMRGMTIILDPLKNHKSPPIITEVMEKAYAQCLENEYIGTFTKLVRGSCPKQPESHECGYYVLRYIYDLVNAPNPAEVIKKKWFDKKQFNVKEDLLPLQSDWLARLMSFVYEN, encoded by the exons atgttggtgctcgtgatgatgcgggggatgaccataattttggaccctttaaaaaatcataaatctccaccaataattacggaggttatggaaaa agcatacgcacaatgtttggaaaatgaatacatcggcacatttacaaaattggtgagaggttcttgtccaaaacaacctgaaagtcatgaatgtggttattatgtactaagatacatttatgatcttgtaaatgcaccgaatccagcagaagttatcaagaagaaa tggtttgacaaaaagcaattcaatgtcaaagaggatctactaccactacaaagtgattggttagctaGATTAATGTCATTTGTTTATGAAAACTAA
- the LOC133795542 gene encoding uncharacterized protein LOC133795542, translating into MKSRHRTSRRGMANIREDLKKERNIQNPERYQVWLRSREKNKVLVTELDRQIAEKIEDVKEKVIRGEITAQGRDDILTQALGTPEHPGRVRAGGFTATVSIMFGKKHKTMTAREEIARLKAEIEELKRHKFSTEEELAQNEEYNEENDECGYNDEGQFDEGQYYENTSDEVYRPAPNADDHFHQTEDYPFDEDDGSSIYESPPPPTYEVYLCYDNIDNVVAKGVLIVPNMGSQITVHGNVLDDSVARVWLIDVLQEEAEIPIPFGNVRYVGDARDTFLPWPKNLIVAC; encoded by the exons ATGAAGTCAAGGCATCGAACCTCTCGTAGAGGAATGGctaatataagagaagatttg aaaaaagaacgaaatattcaaaatccagagaggtatcaagtttggcttagatcgcgtgaaaaaaataaagttcttgtgacAGAGCTAGACCGACAAATTGCCGAAAAGATA gaggaCGTCAAAGAAAAAGTGATTCGTGGCGAAATTACAGCTCAGGgtcgagatgacatcttgactcaagcattagggacaccagaacacccaggtcgtgttcgagctggcgg gttcactgcgaccgtttccataatgtttggaaaaaaacataaaacaatgactgcaagagaggagattgctcgactaaaagctgagattgaagagctaaaaagacataaatttagcacagaagaggaattagctcaaaatgaaGAATATAATGAGGAAAACGATGAGTGTGGATACAACGATGAAGGGCAATTtgatgagggacaatattatgagaatacaagtgatgaagtctatcgacctgcccccaacgcagatgatcattttcatcaaaccgaagactatccttttgatgaagatgatggatcatcaatttatgagtctccGCCACCACCGACCTATGAAGTTTATTTGTGTTatgataatattgacaatgtgGTGGCTAAAGGTGTActcattgtaccaaacatgggtagccaaattaccgtccatggaaatgtacttgatgattcagttgcgagggtttggcttatagatgtcttacaagaagaagctgagatccctattccctttggtaacgtacgatatgttggggacgcaCGAGACACATTCTTGCCTTGGCCTAAAAATTTAATTGTGGCTTGTtag